DNA from Rhizobium leguminosarum:
CGCGCTTTTGGTCAGCGACGGCGACAAGCGCCGCGTGCTGCGCAGCGATGCCCTATTCGGCGGCTTTGACCGACTTGCTGCCGAGCTTCAGGCGGCGTGATCGTTCATTTTGAGCAGACCATTCCATGAACCTACCGACAAACCCCGCCGCAGGGGCAAACACTCGCAGCAGAAATCGAAACTGAAGATCATCGGAGACAACCATGTATTCAAGGAGAGAAATCATGAAAACCACGCTCGCAGCCGGCGCCGTTGCCGTTTTTGCGCCTGCCGGCCTCGGCAACGCGACCGGATCAAAGCTGGCGTGGAAGCACTTCCCCGCCGGTCAGAATGGCTTCTTTCGCGCTCCGGCGCTGCTGACCGGACCCAGCGAAGCGTTGCTGATCGACGGCGGCTTCAGCTATCCCGACGGCCTTGCGCTGGCGGAAGCCATCAAGGCCACGGGAAAGACGCTGAACGCAATTTATGTCAGCCAGTCCGATCCGGACTATTACTTCAGCCTGAAGCCGGTGCTCGAAGCCTTTCCCGGCACAAAAGTGCTGGCAGCTTCCGATACGATTGCAGCGATCAAGGGCAACGTCGAGAAAAAGCTCGCCGTTTGGGGCCGCAGCTCAAGGAGAACGGCCCGCAGACCCTTGCAGACATCGTCATGCCCGAAGCCTTCGACGCTTCAAGCCTTACAGTTGATGGTGAGACCGTCGAGATTGTCGCGGCCGAGGCAGGGTTAAGCAATCGCCGGTACCTGTTCGTGCCATCGCTGAACGCTGTTTTCGGAGGCGTCATGATTTTCTCCGGCGTCCACGTGTGGACGGCCGACACCCAGGCTCCGGAACAGCGTGCCGCTTGGGTGGCCACCCTCGATAAAATCAGCGCCCGCAAGCCGACGATCGTCGTTCCCGGCCACATGATGCCGGAAGCGGCAACCGATCTGTCCGCCGTCGAGCACACGAAGAGCTATCTGCTCGCTTTCGAGGAAGAACTCGCCAAGGCAGCCGATTCCGCCGCGCTGAAGGCCGCCATGGAAGCCCGCTTCCCCGGTCTCGGCATGGGCGTTGCGCTCGACATCGGCTCCAAGGTTGCCAAGGGAGAAATGAAGTGGGGCTGAATGGCCGATCTTCAAACTGATCCGAAGGGCTCGGGAGGACCCTTCACCTCCAGAAAGGCCGCAAAAATGGTGACGCAGTCGTCAGCACTTAAATGGAGTTTACCACGTGTCGTCGAAGTTCGCCTGAAAGCCGATAGCGCAGTTCCATAATTCAGCTTATGCCATTTTACACAATCTAAGATTGTTCAGACTTTCGCAGTTAAATCGCGATAGGCCCGGTAAGTGGCTGCTGAATAATGATAATCTCAAAAATTTCTTGAGAACTATGCACGCTAGAGAGGATTTTCTTTCCTCCTCCTCCCCTCAGTCGCTTAACGTGAGGTGGCACAGAAGCCGGCGTTGCCGGCCGAGAGCCGGGGCCGCCGCACGAGATGACGATGACCTAGGTGGAGGGCTAACGAAAATAGTTGATTGCCGTTCTCATCTTTAGTACCGACCTATCACCCGGTTAAAGGATGTCACGTGGCTATACTCCCGATGCAAGATCCGCCTCGAACGGCTGAAACTTTTGTCGCCGAAAATATAAGTCTTTTGATAGAGCGGAACGAAATTCTCTGCGACGTCAGCCTTAAATTTCCGGCAGGAGAAGTTGTCGCGCTGGTCGGCCACAACGGTTCCGGCAAATCCAGTCTTCTCAAAATGTTAGCTCGCCAGCTTGTGCCGAGCACTGGATCGATCTCTTACGGAAACCAGGATCTGAGGATGTATAGCGAACGCGCCTTTGCGCGTTCGGTCGCATATCTGCCCCAGGACGTCACGACCGGATCGGAAATGACGGTCCGCGAGCTTGTGGGATGTGGTCGTTATCCGTGGCACGGAGCGCTCGGCCGGTTCACCAAGAACGATGAAGAGAAAGTCGAGGAAGCCCTTCGAGCCACGCATATCGAGACGTTCGCCGACCGTATCATGGGAACGCTATCGGGCGGCGAGCGGCAACGTGCCTGGATCGCGATGCTGATCGCTCAGGATGCTCACTGCCTGTTGCTCGACGAACCGACTGCGGCACTCGACGTTGCTCATCAGGTCGAGGTGCTCTCACTTGTGCGACGCTTGGCGCATGAAGGCGGAAGGAGTGTCGTCATCGTTCTCCACGACATCAACATGGCCGCTCGCTTCTGCGATCGGATCCATGCATTGAAACGCGGCCGCGTGGTTGCCAGCGGAACACCGAGCGCGATCCTCGCGCCGAACACGCTGCAAGAGATCTATGGGATCGACATGGATGTGATCGCCGCGCCCAACCTGCCCTATCCGCTCGCCTATGTTTGCTGAGGCTGGGCGTTCAATGGAGGTTTCGCGGCGCTCCTTTTTGCAATTCGCGACTGCCTCGCTCATTCCGGCTCCGCTGTTTGCGCAGTCGATGGACCTAAGGATCGTCAGCCTCGACTACGGTCTTGCGTCCACTCTTTTATCCCTCGGATTGCCTCCGGTCGGGATTTCGGACCTCGCCGATTGGGACAGATGGGTTGTCGAGCCGACGATGCCAAAATCCGTCGTCGATATCGGCAGTGCGTTCGAGGTCAATTTTGAAATTCTCGTCACGCTGAAGCCCGACATTATCTTGACCACACCCTACCTGGATGAGCTGTTGCCCAAGCTGCAGTCGGTGGCGAAAGTCGTTCGGCTGGAAATCTTTACGCCGGGCATTGGACCTATTCTTACCGCTGCCATCGCGGCAACGCGTAAATTGGCCGTCGAGCTTGGCTGTGAGAATGAAGCAGAGCAGTTCCTCGCGCGAGCCGACGTCTTCTTTGCGCGATGCCGCAGTCGCCTAGTGGGCAAGAACCTGCCGCCGGTCGCCCTCGTGAATTTCATGGATGCCCGCCATGCCCGCATCTACTCGAGTCCCGGACTGTTCCACAATGTGCTCGAGCGCATCGGTGTCCGGAATGCCTGGACCAGAGAGTCGAATTATTGGGGCTTTGAAACGATCGGGATTGAAGATCTCTCCAAGGTCACCGATCCGGACGCGCGTCTGATCGCCTTTGACCCGATTCCTCCGGACGTTCTTCCGAAACTCGCTCAGAGCCCGCTGTGGAACAGGCTTTCGTTTGCGCGTCCCGGCCATCTGTCGATTCTGCCGCCAGCCCTGATGTTCGGGATGGTGAACGAGGCCATGCGTTTCGCAGGCCTTTTGACAGATCTTCTGGAAAAGGAAGCTTGATGGTTTCCCGCCGCGACAATATCGGGCCAGCAATTGTCTTCCTCCTCCTGATGTGCGGTGGAGGCGTGGCATCGTGGTTTCTTGCCGCTCCTGCGATGTCAGAAATGGCTCGACCGGATTACGA
Protein-coding regions in this window:
- a CDS encoding iron-siderophore ABC transporter substrate-binding protein; this encodes MEVSRRSFLQFATASLIPAPLFAQSMDLRIVSLDYGLASTLLSLGLPPVGISDLADWDRWVVEPTMPKSVVDIGSAFEVNFEILVTLKPDIILTTPYLDELLPKLQSVAKVVRLEIFTPGIGPILTAAIAATRKLAVELGCENEAEQFLARADVFFARCRSRLVGKNLPPVALVNFMDARHARIYSSPGLFHNVLERIGVRNAWTRESNYWGFETIGIEDLSKVTDPDARLIAFDPIPPDVLPKLAQSPLWNRLSFARPGHLSILPPALMFGMVNEAMRFAGLLTDLLEKEA
- a CDS encoding ABC transporter ATP-binding protein produces the protein MQDPPRTAETFVAENISLLIERNEILCDVSLKFPAGEVVALVGHNGSGKSSLLKMLARQLVPSTGSISYGNQDLRMYSERAFARSVAYLPQDVTTGSEMTVRELVGCGRYPWHGALGRFTKNDEEKVEEALRATHIETFADRIMGTLSGGERQRAWIAMLIAQDAHCLLLDEPTAALDVAHQVEVLSLVRRLAHEGGRSVVIVLHDINMAARFCDRIHALKRGRVVASGTPSAILAPNTLQEIYGIDMDVIAAPNLPYPLAYVC